One window of the Shewanella cyperi genome contains the following:
- a CDS encoding FAD:protein FMN transferase — translation MTLQRRARPLLGTLVELTLRCDDSAKAQAAFGAAFAVMAQIDSSLSFHRPDSELSRLNAHPGQWQPMGRHGLRILRLARALGRRTEDKFNVTVGGSLVERGALPRHKARDFLTLGSWRDIELGPQGARLARPVLLTLDGIAKGYAVDLAVRALKAQGIQSGSVNAGGDIRVFGDMRLALRQRRCDGLSAPMALENMAIASSRLGGAADPSFPSLLLCDATTNGERMLSVAARFAWRADALTKVAAWHRGPELLAELGGTLVDFD, via the coding sequence ATGACACTGCAACGCCGCGCCCGGCCCTTGCTGGGCACCCTGGTGGAGTTAACCCTCCGCTGTGATGACAGTGCCAAGGCACAGGCCGCCTTCGGGGCGGCTTTTGCGGTGATGGCGCAGATAGACAGTAGCCTCAGCTTCCATCGCCCGGACAGCGAACTGTCCAGGCTCAACGCCCATCCCGGGCAATGGCAGCCCATGGGGCGCCACGGCCTGCGGATTCTGCGCCTGGCCAGGGCCCTTGGGCGGCGGACAGAGGATAAATTCAACGTCACGGTCGGTGGGTCTTTGGTGGAGCGTGGCGCCCTGCCAAGGCACAAGGCCCGGGATTTTTTGACCCTCGGCAGTTGGCGGGATATTGAACTTGGCCCTCAAGGCGCCAGGCTGGCCCGCCCCGTGCTCTTGACCCTGGATGGCATAGCCAAGGGCTACGCGGTGGATCTGGCGGTCAGGGCACTCAAGGCGCAAGGTATTCAAAGCGGCAGCGTCAATGCCGGCGGTGATATCCGGGTTTTCGGTGATATGCGCCTGGCACTGCGGCAAAGGCGTTGCGATGGTTTGAGCGCCCCCATGGCATTGGAAAACATGGCCATCGCCAGCTCACGCCTCGGTGGCGCTGCCGATCCCAGCTTTCCATCACTGCTGCTCTGCGATGCGACCACCAATGGCGAGCGCATGCTGAGTGTCGCCGCCCGCTTTGCCTGGCGTGCCGATGCCCTGACCAAGGTCGCTGCCTGGCACAGAGGCCCCGAGCTGCTGGCGGAGCTTGGTGGCACCCTGGTCGATTTTGATTGA
- a CDS encoding FMN-binding protein: MSDNLFNNSLWFIPMALVAAPAVAADYLSIPQAQQLLFSSQAQFIERPTLFNGDAKDEIKHKAGTRQRQDQQPIWRVEENGEFRGWFIVDDVIGKHEYITYAVGISPEGEVLGMEVLSYRETHGGQVREQAWRDQFKGKHLGQPFKLDEDVSNISGATLSCRNLLDGVKRLLTIQQLYLAKDA; encoded by the coding sequence ATGTCAGACAATCTGTTCAACAACAGCCTGTGGTTCATCCCCATGGCCCTGGTGGCCGCCCCCGCGGTTGCCGCCGATTACCTCAGCATTCCCCAGGCCCAGCAGCTGCTGTTCTCGTCCCAGGCGCAATTTATCGAGCGCCCCACCCTGTTTAACGGCGATGCCAAGGACGAGATCAAGCACAAGGCCGGCACCCGCCAGCGTCAGGATCAACAACCCATTTGGCGGGTGGAAGAAAACGGCGAATTCCGTGGCTGGTTTATCGTCGATGACGTCATAGGCAAGCATGAATACATCACCTATGCGGTCGGCATCAGCCCCGAGGGCGAGGTGCTGGGAATGGAAGTGCTCAGCTATCGTGAGACCCACGGTGGTCAGGTGCGGGAACAGGCCTGGCGCGATCAGTTCAAGGGCAAGCACCTGGGGCAACCCTTCAAGCTGGATGAAGACGTCAGCAACATCAGCGGTGCCACCCTGAGCTGTCGTAACCTGCTCGATGGGGTCAAACGCCTGCTGACCATACAACAGCTTTACCTTGCCAAAGACGCATGA
- a CDS encoding DUF6662 family protein, whose protein sequence is MKTTSLKLSALAMIITGALMQNAQAGEDLFGYVKGAESLPKDAVELYQKVTVRDGKSIGSYQGIDYETELEYGYSDKFSVSASAKFMSLDAKGLSVDGYLPGDKNIGFKTSGAELGMAYMFLSPAKDDLGLQASLSLDYDWVDKHSGYDKDTLSLEMGLQTQKYMLEGELVWVGNMAVEATYADRAAINNLPEDFDWPTDPEMEIELKFGTGLSYRFAPNWFVSAEVLYETEFETEVGQERWSWFAGPSLHYGSANWWATLTWLPQLAGGGEQFDGQDTDLHLIEKTEQEIRLKVAFNF, encoded by the coding sequence ATGAAAACAACTTCGTTAAAACTCAGTGCGTTGGCAATGATCATTACAGGCGCCCTGATGCAAAATGCCCAAGCCGGTGAAGACCTGTTCGGCTATGTAAAAGGGGCTGAATCCCTGCCCAAGGATGCGGTAGAGCTGTACCAAAAAGTCACGGTACGCGATGGCAAAAGCATCGGCAGCTACCAGGGCATAGACTATGAAACCGAGCTGGAATACGGCTACAGCGACAAGTTCTCCGTGTCCGCCTCGGCCAAATTCATGTCCCTGGACGCCAAGGGTTTGAGCGTTGATGGTTACCTGCCCGGTGACAAGAACATAGGTTTCAAGACCTCGGGTGCAGAGCTCGGCATGGCCTACATGTTCCTCAGCCCCGCCAAGGATGATCTGGGCCTGCAGGCCTCCCTGTCGCTGGACTATGACTGGGTCGACAAGCACTCGGGCTATGACAAGGACACACTGTCACTGGAAATGGGACTGCAAACCCAGAAGTACATGCTCGAAGGTGAGCTGGTTTGGGTTGGCAACATGGCTGTTGAAGCCACCTATGCCGATCGCGCCGCCATCAATAACCTGCCGGAAGACTTTGATTGGCCAACCGATCCTGAAATGGAAATCGAACTCAAGTTCGGCACCGGTCTGAGCTACCGCTTCGCCCCCAACTGGTTTGTCAGCGCCGAAGTGCTGTACGAAACCGAATTTGAAACCGAAGTGGGTCAGGAGCGCTGGTCCTGGTTTGCCGGCCCTTCCCTGCACTACGGCAGCGCCAACTGGTGGGCAACCCTGACCTGGTTGCCGCAACTGGCCGGTGGTGGTGAGCAGTTCGATGGTCAGGATACGGATCTGCACCTGATCGAGAAAACCGAGCAGGAAATCCGCCTGAAAGTGGCCTTCAACTTCTGA